AGCCGCCTCTTCGCCCCGGCCTTGCTCTCGGTGATCCAGCGGTAGGCCCCTGCGAAGACGAGCGCCCCGATCGGCACGTTGATCAGCAGCACCCACCGCCAGGACAGCGAGTCGGTGAGCGCCCCACCGACAAGACCGCCCGCGGCCCCGCCGCCCGCGCCGACCGCGGTCCACGTGGCGATGGCCCGCGCACGGGCCGCGCCCTCGGGGACCGCGGAGGTGAGGATGGTGAGCGTGGACGGCGCGAGGACGGCCGCCCCGAGCCCCTGCACGGCGCGGGCGGCGAGCAACTGCCAGCCCTCCTGGGCGAGTCCGCCCGCGAGCGAGGCGAGCGTGAAGAGCCCGAGCCCGACGAGGAACATCCGCTTGCGCCCGAACAGGTCGCCGGCGCGCCCGCCGAGCAGCATGAACCCGGCGAAGGCGATCGCGTAGGCGTTGACGACCCACTGAAGGCCGGTGGCGCTGAGGCCCAGGTCGGAGCGCATGGAGGGGAGTGCGACGTTGACGACGGAGACGTCGAGGACAACGAGGAACTGTCCCGCGCAGGCGGCGAGAACGACGAGCCAGGTGCGGGTCGGTGCGGGTCTGGGGGCTATGCGGAGGTCTTCCGTGCGGGTCTGCGGCATGGGGGTAATGGTCGCAGTTGGTGTGCGGCTGTTGCATCGGGATATCGGTGTACGGACGGGGGGCCGATGGGACTAGGACCTGCCGGGGGGTGCGCTCCAGGTGCGCCGCTTGGTGAGGGGCTTGGCGTACGCGCCGACGCGGCTCGTCGTCAGGCCGAGCGCGACGAGCGACTCCGCGAGCCGTACGGCGGCGGCGACCCCGTCGACCACCGGCATCCCGAGCATCGCGCCGACCGTGGCCTGCAGCCCGGTCATGCCCGCGCAGCCGAGCACCAGGACCTCGGCCCCGGCGTCCCTGGCCCGCTCCCCCGCGGCAACGAAGGCGCGCGTGGTGCGCTGCTCGTCGCCGAGGTCGAGGACGCCGAGCCCGGTGCCGACGACGGCGGCGCAGTGGGCGCCGACCCCGGCCGCGTAGAGACTGTCCTCGATCTGCCCGCACGCGCGGTCGAGGGTGGTGACCACTCCGTAGCGCCGGCCGAGGAGGCAGGCGAAGTGGGCGGCGGCCTCGGTGATGTCGACGACGGGGACGTCGAGGAGCTCGCGGGCGCCCTCGCGCCCGTGCTCGCCGAACCCGGCCATGACCACGGCGTCGTACGGCTCCTGCGCGGTCTCCGTATGGAGGCGCAGGGTGTCGAGGACGGCGGCGGCGGAGAGATAGCTGTCCAGCCAGCCCTCCGCCGACTCCGGTCCCCAGGCCGGGGTGAGTCCGGTGATCGTGGTGCCCGGGCCTGCTGCTCCCCGGGCACCTCGTACGATCTCGTCGGTCATCGACCGGGTGGTGTTGCAGTTGGTGACGACGATGCGCACGCGCCTCAGACCTCCAGGGCGGGCTCGGGGACCGGGACGGCTGCGGGTGTGGCCGTGCGCTCTGAGCGGCAGAGCGCCGCGTAGAGGACGGCGGACATCGCGGTGCCGATGAACCAGGAGTAGGGCGCGGCGTCGCTGAAGTACGGGACGAGCGCGCAGACCCCGGCGACGGCGGCGGAGGGCAGGAAGGCCCAGAGCGCCTTGGGGTTGACGCCCTTGCGGTAGTAGTACGGGGAATCCGGCGAGGCGTCGAAGAGCTGGGCGGTGTCGACGCGGCCGCGCTTCACCCAGTAGTAGTCGAGCATGATCACGCCGAAGAGCGGGCCGAGGAAGGCGCCGAGGCCGCCGAGGAAGTAGTTGACGACGTTGGGGTTGGAGTAGAGGTTCCACGGGGTGACCAGGAGCGCGGCGACCGTGCTGATGAGGCCGCCGATCTTGAAGGTGATCTTCTGCGGCCAGACGTTGGCGAGGTCGTACGCGGGTGAGACGAAGTTGGCGACGATGTTCACGCCCATGGTGGCGATCGCGAAGGTGAGCGCGCCGAGGACCAGGACCCAGGTGTTGCCGACCTTGGCGACGAGCAGGGCCGGGTCGGTGATGGCCTCGCCGAAGACCTCGATGGAGCCCGCGGTGACGATGACCGAGACGATGACGAAGGCGGTCGAGTTGATGGGCAGGCCCCAGAAGTTGCCGCGCTTGACGGTGCGCTGGTCGGGGGCGAAGCGGGAGAAGTCGCAGAAGTTGAGCATGAGGGTGCCGTACGTGGCGAGGATCAGTCCTATCGCGCCGAACCACTGACGGAACTGCTCACCGGTGGAGACCGGGTGCGGGGTGCTGGTGAGGGAGAGGGTCCAGCCGGCCTTGGAGAGCACCCAGAGCGCGAGCGCGATCATGACGAGCCAGATCGCGGGCCCGCAGAAGTCCTGGAACTTGCGGACGGCCTCCATGCCGCGCGTGATGATCAGCGCCTGCAGCACCCAGAGGGAGAGGAAGGAGACCCAGCCGAGGGCGTCGAGGCCGAGGAATGAGTGCTTGGTCCAGGACTCTAGGCCGGGGGATGCGGCGAGGAGCATCACGTTGACGGCGACGGACGCGAGGTAGGTCTGGATTCCGTACCACATGATGGCGATCACGGCGCGGATGAGGGCGGGGATGTTGGCGCCCCAGACGCCGAAGCTGATGCGGCTGACGACGGGGAAGGGGACCCCGTGGCGCTGGCCGATGCGGCCCATCATGTTCATCCCGAGGTAGATCAGGACGAAGCCGACGAGGAGTGACGTGAAGATCTGCCAGACGTTGAGACCGAGGACCAACAGCCCTGCGGCGAAGGTGTAGTTGCCGAGGTTGTGGACGTCGGACATCCACATGGCGAAGAGGTCGTAGACCTTCCACTTGCGCTCGGTGGCGGGTGCGAGGTCTTCGTTGGTGAGGCGTGGATCGGGGACGAATGCGGCGGACAAGGGAGCCTCCCTGGGGGTTTGTTTGGTATACCAAACGTTGCGACATGCTCCCGCTCCTGATGGCGGCCCGCAATGTCCGCGCGGTTACGGCTGGGTAAAACACCGTCCGCCTCGGCGAAGATGGGGAGATGACGGAGATGACCACGGCAGAACCCGTGACGGCGACCGCGCTCGGCGCCGTACGCGAACGGGTGCTCGCCGGGCTGCGCGAGGACATCATCAGCGGCCGGATGCGGCCGGGCGACCGCCTGGTCGAGCGCGAACTCGCGGAGCGGTTCGGGGTGTCACGGGTGCCGGTGCGCGAGGCGGTACGGGCACTGGTCACGGAGGGCTTCGTCACCTTCGAGACGCCGCGGCGCCTGGTGGTGCGGACGCTGACGCGGGTCGACGTCAAGGAACTCTTCGAACTGCGGGAGGCCTTGGAGGTCTACGCGGCGGGCCTGGCGGCGGAGCGCGCGACGCCCGAGGGCTTGGCCGAGCTCCGGGGTCTGCTCGACCGGGCGGCGGCTGCGACGCGGACTGCGGACGCGGAGGCGATCACGGAGATCAACACCCGCTTCCACGAGCGGATCCTGGAGATGGCGGGGAACGGCCTGCTGATGTCGGTGATGGACCCGGTGGACGGGCGACTGCGGTGGCTGACGCGCCGGAACGAGGACTGGCCGCAACTCCTGTGCGAGCACAGGGAGTTGTACGAGGCGATCGCGTCGGGGGATGCGGGTCGGGCGAGGGAGAGCTCACTGGCGCATGTCCGGACGAACTACCGCTCGACGCGGCGGCAGCTCTTCGGCGACGACGCTTCCAGCCCGTCCGGCGATTGAGGACACGCGGCCGAAGGTCGCTTACGGGCACGGGGTGGGGGAAGAACCCCCGCCACGCCACCAGTAGCGCCCGACAATGAGCTCCTCCAGCGCGCGGAGCCTGTCGGCAGCCATCTGCCCATGCGCAGAGGGGTGTTCGAGCCCAAAACGGAGGTCGGCGACCAGGTGGCTCGCCTCGCGCACCTCGCACTCCGCCCGGAGCGTCTCCGTGGAAGTCCCCGTCGCACGGGCGATGACGTCGAGCACGCTCTCCATGTGCGGGCCGCTGAACCGGGCCAGGAAGAACCAGTCGTCGGCAGGTTCGCCGAAGCGGGCCCACTCGAAGTCCAGCAGTGCCGTCACTCTCTGGTCCTGCACCAGCCAGTTGTCCCAGTGGCAGTCCGCGTGAACCGGGACGACCGCCCGTGCGTGCAGCGGCGCGCGCTCAGCGATCGCCGTCAGGCCATCGAGCAGTCGGCGTGGCACGAATCCCTCCCGGTCCAGGGCGGCGAGGTTCTCCACATCTGCGGAGAACGCCGCCCGGCCGGTGAATCCACCGTGGTCGAGCGGCTCTCTCAGCAGCTGTTCGATGTCGCTCGACGGCGTCCACTTGTGCAGCAGGTCGAGCCGCTGGACCGCCTCCTCCGCCCATGAGCGCGCGGTCGCGCGGTCCACCCCGGGCATGCCCATGCCGGGAGCCGCCCCCGGCACGCGGCCGTAGCAGGCGTACCGGACATCACGCGTCCCCAGCCGATGGCGCCCGCTCCCGAGCAGCGGGGCAGTGAGCCCGGCCGGCAGGTGGGGCGCGAGTGCGATCTCCCGGTCAAGCCGCGAGTGGTCTGCCGCATCGATGATCTTCACGACGGCGTCCGAGCCGACGTACACGTGGTGGGAGCTGCTCTCGACCGTGGCCATGGGACCGGGGTCGCGCCCCATGGCCGTAGCGGCGATTGCGCGAGTCTCAGCGTGAGCATGCCGCAGGTCGGTCATGACTTCATGATCTACGGGTGGAACACCGGAGGCGAACCCTCCGCTACCCCCGCCGCAGCAGCGTCACCACCGCCGCACCCCCCAGCCCGATGTTGTGCGCGAGCCCCACCCCGGCCCCCGGCACCTGCCGCGCCCCCGCCTCACCCCTCAACTGCCAGCTCAGCTCCGCCACTTGGGCGATCCCCGTCGCCCCCAACGGGTGCCCCTTCGAGATCAGGCCGCCCGACGGGTTCACCACCCACCGGCCCCCGTACGTCGTCGCCCCACTCTCCACGAGCTTCCCCGACTCCCCCACCGCGCACATCCCCAGCGCCTCGTACGTCAAAAGCTCATTCACCGAGAAGCAGTCGTGCAGCTCCACCACATCGACATCCCCGATGCCGAGCCCCGACCGCTCCCACACCTGGTCCGCCGCCGCCCGCGACATCGGCTGCCCCACCACGTCGATGCACGACCCGGACTCGAACGACACCCCCGTGTCCGTCGTCATCGCCTGCGCGACGATCTCGACCGCCTTCTCCCCTAGCCCGTGCTCGTCCACGAACCGCTCCGAGACGACCACCGCAGCCGCCGCACCGTCCGAGGTCGGCGAACACTGCAGCTTCGTCAGCGGCGCATGGATCGACCGCGCCGCCAGGATCTCGTCGACCTCGTACACGTCCTGGAACTGCGCGTACGGATTGTTCGCCGAGTGCCGGTGGTTCTTCGCCGCCACCGCCGCGAGCTGCGCCTCCGTCGTCCCGTACTTCTCCATGTGCTCCCGCGCCGCGTTCCCGAAGATCTGCGCGGTCGGCGGCGACATCTCGAAGCCGTGGCCGGCCGCCATGATCCCGTAGTGCCGTGCGACCGGCGACGTCTTGAAGTCGCCCCCGTCGGCCCCGCCGCCCAGCGCCCCCTTCTTCATCTTCTCGAAGCCGAGCGCGAGCACGCAGTCGCTGATCCCGCCCTCCACGAACTGCCGCGCCATCATCAACGCACTCGACCCGGTCGCGCAGTTGTTGTTGACGTTGTAGACCGGCACCCCGGTGAGCCCCAGCTCGTACACCGCCCGCTGCCCCGCCGTGGAGGCCTGGAAGCAGTACCCCACCGGGACCTGCTCCACCTCCCCGTACGCGACCCCCGCGTCCGCGAGCGCCGCCTCGCCCGCCTCCTTCGCCATGTCCCAGTACTGCCAGTCACGGCTCTCGGGCTTCTCGAACTTCGTCATCCCGACACCGACCACGTAAGCCTTCACAGCATTGATCCCTTCAGTCCCTCGGAAGGCCGAGAATCCGCTCGGCAACGACATTGAGCTGCACCTGAGTTGTGCCTCCGGCGATGGTCAGACACCGCGCCATCAGGAATCCGTGGACGGCCCGCTCCCCCGCCCCCTCGCGCACCGCACCGGCAGGACCGAGCAGCTCCAGGGCCAGCTCGGCGACCTTCTGCTGGTGCGGAGTCTGTACGAGCTTGCGCACCGAAGCCCCCGCCCCGGCCTCGAGACCCGACACCTGTTGCATGGTCGTACGCAGCCCGATGCACCCCAGCGCATGCGCCTCGGCGGCCAGCGCGCCGACCCGGACCCTGCCTGCCCCGTCCAGTTCCGCGGACTGCGCGATGAGCGCTTCGAGCCCCACGTCGAAGGTCATCTGGTCGGCCATGTGCACCCGTTCGTTCCCGAGGGTGTTCCGCGCGACCTTCCAGCCGCCCCCCACTTCCCCCACGACCGCGTCCTCGGGCAGGAGTACGTCGTCGAAGTACACCTCGTTGAAGAGGGCCTCCCCGGTGATCTCCTTCAGCGGCCGCACATCAATGCCCGGCGTCCGCTTCATGTCGACGACGAAGTACGTCAGCCCCTTGTGCTTGGGCGCGTCCGGATCGGTCCTCGCCAGCAGAATTCCGTAGTCCGCGCTCTGCGCCGAAGACGTCCACACCTTCTGCCCGTTGACCCGCCAGCCGCCGCCCTCCACCCGCTCGGCCTTCGTCCGCAGCGACGCCAGGTCGGAGCCGGCCCCCGGCTCGGAGAAGAGCTGGCACCAGTGGAGTTCGCCCCGGAGCGTCGGCGCCACGTACCGCTCCTGCTGCGCCTTCGTCCCGTACGCGAGCAGCGAGGGCACGACCCAGGTCGCGATCCCCAGGTCGGCCACCCGCACCCCGGCGGCCTTCAACTCCTCCTGCACCGCGAGCTGTTGTACGGCACCGGCGCCCAGCCCGTACGGCTTCGGCAGATACGGAGCCGCATACCCGCTCCC
The sequence above is drawn from the Streptomyces sp. NBC_01465 genome and encodes:
- a CDS encoding aspartate/glutamate racemase family protein — protein: MRIVVTNCNTTRSMTDEIVRGARGAAGPGTTITGLTPAWGPESAEGWLDSYLSAAAVLDTLRLHTETAQEPYDAVVMAGFGEHGREGARELLDVPVVDITEAAAHFACLLGRRYGVVTTLDRACGQIEDSLYAAGVGAHCAAVVGTGLGVLDLGDEQRTTRAFVAAGERARDAGAEVLVLGCAGMTGLQATVGAMLGMPVVDGVAAAVRLAESLVALGLTTSRVGAYAKPLTKRRTWSAPPGRS
- a CDS encoding NCS1 family nucleobase:cation symporter-1 — translated: MSAAFVPDPRLTNEDLAPATERKWKVYDLFAMWMSDVHNLGNYTFAAGLLVLGLNVWQIFTSLLVGFVLIYLGMNMMGRIGQRHGVPFPVVSRISFGVWGANIPALIRAVIAIMWYGIQTYLASVAVNVMLLAASPGLESWTKHSFLGLDALGWVSFLSLWVLQALIITRGMEAVRKFQDFCGPAIWLVMIALALWVLSKAGWTLSLTSTPHPVSTGEQFRQWFGAIGLILATYGTLMLNFCDFSRFAPDQRTVKRGNFWGLPINSTAFVIVSVIVTAGSIEVFGEAITDPALLVAKVGNTWVLVLGALTFAIATMGVNIVANFVSPAYDLANVWPQKITFKIGGLISTVAALLVTPWNLYSNPNVVNYFLGGLGAFLGPLFGVIMLDYYWVKRGRVDTAQLFDASPDSPYYYRKGVNPKALWAFLPSAAVAGVCALVPYFSDAAPYSWFIGTAMSAVLYAALCRSERTATPAAVPVPEPALEV
- a CDS encoding GntR family transcriptional regulator, producing the protein MTTAEPVTATALGAVRERVLAGLREDIISGRMRPGDRLVERELAERFGVSRVPVREAVRALVTEGFVTFETPRRLVVRTLTRVDVKELFELREALEVYAAGLAAERATPEGLAELRGLLDRAAAATRTADAEAITEINTRFHERILEMAGNGLLMSVMDPVDGRLRWLTRRNEDWPQLLCEHRELYEAIASGDAGRARESSLAHVRTNYRSTRRQLFGDDASSPSGD
- a CDS encoding phosphotransferase family protein → MATVESSSHHVYVGSDAVVKIIDAADHSRLDREIALAPHLPAGLTAPLLGSGRHRLGTRDVRYACYGRVPGAAPGMGMPGVDRATARSWAEEAVQRLDLLHKWTPSSDIEQLLREPLDHGGFTGRAAFSADVENLAALDREGFVPRRLLDGLTAIAERAPLHARAVVPVHADCHWDNWLVQDQRVTALLDFEWARFGEPADDWFFLARFSGPHMESVLDVIARATGTSTETLRAECEVREASHLVADLRFGLEHPSAHGQMAADRLRALEELIVGRYWWRGGGSSPTPCP
- a CDS encoding lipid-transfer protein, whose protein sequence is MKAYVVGVGMTKFEKPESRDWQYWDMAKEAGEAALADAGVAYGEVEQVPVGYCFQASTAGQRAVYELGLTGVPVYNVNNNCATGSSALMMARQFVEGGISDCVLALGFEKMKKGALGGGADGGDFKTSPVARHYGIMAAGHGFEMSPPTAQIFGNAAREHMEKYGTTEAQLAAVAAKNHRHSANNPYAQFQDVYEVDEILAARSIHAPLTKLQCSPTSDGAAAAVVVSERFVDEHGLGEKAVEIVAQAMTTDTGVSFESGSCIDVVGQPMSRAAADQVWERSGLGIGDVDVVELHDCFSVNELLTYEALGMCAVGESGKLVESGATTYGGRWVVNPSGGLISKGHPLGATGIAQVAELSWQLRGEAGARQVPGAGVGLAHNIGLGGAAVVTLLRRG